In the genome of Patescibacteria group bacterium, one region contains:
- a CDS encoding thiamine pyrophosphate-binding protein produces MKSDNVQSGARILHDALVHEGVTVLFGYPGSDMLPFYDELYHSSTIRHILVRHEQAAAHAADGYARSSGVPGVCMATSGPGSTNLITGIAAAYADSIPLVALTFNASSEYLGKGVFQEVDMISITNTITKKNWRIRSVEEIPAIIHQAFYESQKYPQGPVLIDIPSDIIRKNALGNVELETMNDQGGRQSLSDVERAAFFSLLSQAKRPVFIAGSGIVQSQSHVMFRNLVERLNVPVASTVSGVGSISEHHPLALEVLGVLGTPYANSALQKADCIVAWGMHFEPRSTARLEYFAPNAKIIQIDINHKACGLFVQPTLCLSGDVSAIISDMLDDERSRAYRAPTEWIEQIALWKHSCALRSDAAPSGIQPSFIMETLERIVPNIRIFAGNGLHKYWALRHFTYTYPRQFNTNSRFGAMGFALPGAIGASIALDEPIVVVTGDGDIQMNIQELATLADLSTPVKILVFNNGSLGAIRQHQHFSYGKRFIGSTFDKPLAIAEIAQSYGIRSETVGTHEYIQPALERALHHPGPYLINFVLHPDTYLEKKISINESLDALICPVEPIIDTRHDLA; encoded by the coding sequence ATGAAAAGCGATAACGTACAATCCGGTGCACGCATTCTTCATGACGCGCTTGTACATGAAGGTGTTACGGTACTATTTGGCTATCCGGGTTCTGACATGCTGCCTTTTTATGATGAGCTGTATCATAGCAGCACTATTCGCCACATTCTTGTGCGTCATGAACAAGCTGCGGCGCACGCGGCGGATGGATATGCTCGCAGTAGCGGAGTGCCGGGTGTATGTATGGCAACATCAGGACCCGGATCGACAAATCTTATCACCGGGATTGCTGCGGCGTATGCGGATTCCATACCTTTGGTGGCGCTGACGTTTAATGCTTCTTCTGAATATCTTGGTAAAGGGGTATTTCAAGAAGTGGACATGATCAGTATTACCAACACTATTACCAAAAAGAATTGGCGCATTCGTTCTGTTGAAGAAATTCCCGCAATTATACATCAGGCATTTTACGAATCGCAGAAATATCCCCAAGGCCCCGTACTCATAGATATTCCTTCAGATATTATTCGAAAAAACGCATTAGGGAATGTTGAGCTAGAGACTATGAATGATCAAGGAGGCAGGCAATCACTTTCCGATGTAGAACGTGCAGCTTTTTTTTCTCTTCTTTCCCAAGCAAAGCGCCCGGTGTTTATTGCCGGAAGTGGCATAGTGCAATCGCAATCACACGTGATGTTCAGGAATCTTGTTGAGCGCTTGAATGTTCCTGTTGCCTCAACTGTTTCAGGGGTTGGAAGTATTTCCGAACATCATCCGCTTGCCTTGGAAGTTCTGGGTGTATTGGGAACGCCCTATGCTAATTCAGCATTACAGAAAGCAGATTGTATTGTCGCGTGGGGCATGCATTTTGAACCGCGCTCAACTGCTCGATTGGAGTATTTTGCTCCCAATGCAAAGATTATCCAAATTGATATCAATCATAAAGCCTGCGGACTTTTTGTTCAGCCAACGCTTTGTTTGTCCGGAGATGTGAGTGCTATCATTAGCGACATGCTTGACGATGAGCGCTCGCGTGCCTATAGAGCTCCCACGGAATGGATTGAACAAATTGCGCTTTGGAAACATTCATGCGCATTGCGCTCTGATGCGGCACCATCCGGCATTCAACCCTCGTTCATTATGGAAACACTGGAGCGAATAGTTCCGAATATCAGAATTTTTGCGGGCAACGGGCTTCACAAGTATTGGGCGCTTCGCCATTTTACCTACACCTATCCTCGGCAGTTTAATACTAATTCACGTTTTGGCGCTATGGGGTTTGCATTGCCTGGCGCAATCGGGGCAAGTATTGCATTGGATGAACCGATTGTGGTCGTAACGGGGGATGGCGATATTCAAATGAATATACAAGAGTTGGCAACACTTGCTGATCTTAGTACTCCCGTGAAAATACTTGTGTTTAATAACGGATCACTGGGAGCTATTCGGCAACATCAGCATTTTTCATACGGTAAGAGATTTATTGGAAGTACTTTTGACAAGCCGCTTGCCATTGCCGAGATTGCGCAGAGCTATGGTATTCGTTCGGAAACGGTAGGTACGCATGAGTATATTCAGCCAGCTCTAGAGCGAGCACTTCACCATCCCGGTCCCTATCTTATTAATTTCGTGCTGCATCCCGATACCTATCTTGAGAAAAAAATTTCAATCAATGAGTCGCTTGATGCGCTTATTTGTCCTGTTGAACCGATTATTGACACTCGGCATGATCTGGCGTAG
- a CDS encoding macro domain-containing protein, protein MPCTKQKGDITKVKADVIINAANTELNHIGGVAQAISLAAGPALSEECKDQGFIPLGGYVATTAGNLKADIVIHIPTIDYQADGKIIGYDQLRSVWHDVLDYCEQEGFQSIAVPMLGAGACGMDAKRIEIILSNEAKKYSSLNVIIVVKG, encoded by the coding sequence ATGCCATGCACAAAACAAAAGGGAGATATTACTAAAGTGAAGGCTGATGTCATCATAAATGCTGCAAATACGGAGCTCAATCACATCGGCGGTGTTGCGCAAGCTATTTCATTGGCTGCTGGCCCTGCACTTAGTGAAGAATGCAAGGATCAGGGATTTATTCCGTTGGGTGGGTATGTTGCCACCACAGCAGGAAACTTAAAAGCAGATATCGTTATTCATATTCCTACGATCGATTACCAGGCAGACGGAAAAATTATTGGGTATGACCAGCTCCGTTCTGTTTGGCATGATGTATTAGATTATTGCGAGCAGGAAGGATTCCAATCCATAGCAGTGCCAATGCTCGGTGCGGGCGCATGTGGGATGGATGCAAAACGTATAGAAATTATACTTTCTAACGAAGCAAAGAAATATTCATCGCTCAATGTGATTATTGTCGTTAAGGGATAA
- a CDS encoding FGGY family carbohydrate kinase produces MNNQTAALVLDVGTSSIKAFVFDQTYQCLAQSERKLSICHPKRAHVEQNPKELLRLSATVLKTAVRLSGIHPSRMVMGITNQRETTILWDAKTGKSVYPAIVWQDRRTEKQCYSLKRHASDVRSRTGLVLSSYFSASKIAWVLRNVPKAQTLIRQNRLLFGTVDSWLLWNFVEGRPHLTDFTNAARTLLFNIQTLFWDTKLLGIFGVPRELMPKVVPSQYEYGRVKKEILGYSIPLLAVCGDQQSGMAAAGSKKGTTKVTYGTGTFVMQSLGTIFAAQKNFFTTLIPNHGTPYYALEAKIDVGGKEVERALHSKKKLIAQLTRIACLVDKRLKELPLQPRVLVIDGGVTRDGLMKTIQEQVSGIPIQPLSTFHGTALGIAKLLLDR; encoded by the coding sequence GTGAATAATCAAACCGCTGCACTCGTGCTTGATGTTGGCACATCGAGTATCAAGGCATTTGTATTTGATCAGACATATCAGTGTTTGGCTCAAAGCGAACGAAAGCTATCAATATGTCATCCAAAACGTGCACATGTTGAGCAAAATCCAAAGGAACTTTTACGCTTGAGCGCCACAGTTCTTAAAACAGCTGTACGTTTATCGGGTATTCATCCATCGCGCATGGTGATGGGAATTACGAATCAGCGAGAAACAACCATTCTATGGGATGCCAAGACTGGTAAGTCGGTCTATCCAGCAATTGTATGGCAGGATAGGCGAACGGAAAAACAATGCTATTCGCTCAAACGCCATGCATCTGATGTCCGTTCAAGAACGGGCCTTGTGCTTTCTTCTTATTTTTCGGCATCCAAAATAGCATGGGTACTTAGAAATGTTCCAAAAGCTCAGACTCTCATACGTCAAAATCGCCTACTGTTTGGCACTGTTGATTCCTGGCTGCTATGGAACTTTGTGGAAGGCAGGCCTCATCTGACAGATTTCACTAATGCAGCACGAACATTGCTTTTTAATATTCAGACGCTTTTCTGGGATACAAAACTTCTCGGTATATTCGGTGTGCCGCGAGAGCTTATGCCAAAGGTTGTTCCATCGCAGTACGAGTATGGCAGAGTAAAAAAAGAAATTCTTGGGTATTCTATTCCACTTCTCGCTGTATGTGGAGACCAGCAATCTGGTATGGCGGCAGCTGGCAGTAAAAAAGGTACAACGAAAGTAACATATGGCACTGGTACGTTTGTGATGCAATCTCTCGGTACGATATTTGCAGCTCAAAAGAATTTTTTTACCACGCTCATACCCAATCATGGTACGCCGTATTATGCACTCGAGGCAAAGATTGACGTTGGAGGCAAGGAAGTTGAACGGGCGCTCCATAGTAAAAAGAAGCTTATTGCACAGCTTACACGCATTGCATGCTTAGTGGATAAACGTCTTAAAGAATTACCCTTACAGCCACGCGTACTTGTGATAGACGGGGGTGTAACGCGGGATGGGCTCATGAAAACTATCCAGGAGCAGGTTTCGGGAATCCCCATACAGCCACTCTCGACGTTTCATGGCACAGCTCTTGGTATAGCAAAACTCCTTCTTGACAGGTAG
- a CDS encoding methyltransferase domain-containing protein gives MTILFPGRHHILTSFQHDTLKSLVYHGWKGKKIRRIVIAVTSANHENTRRNPLPLHLRTMAIQECFRDIGCEVKIYPIPDTAPTNEYAQYLLSHIQYQGGQLLRPSNTLLACSTPDVIRLFTKLGFSHHSMELVSAATNSYSVSRPFEVINSLVQAGTNWRKDQIWRMYAHLSSQQIYDTYNIGDLIVELFSDALLNDDADITETRNYQTYALSMDSVIHIKFQDIEPFIVEGKIVDVGCSTGSLVRLLAKHFNESDIIGIEAVRRFYEYCRSQEYDNPFVFFYRRNITDQVFKDHSINTCIYSSVLHEVYSYLGEKLLHRVLHNTYKQLKKGGRIIIRDVVGPEHPNSTVLLSLNEKDGKASGAIGQLSTYAKFFRFAEEFIPRKIKYTVVTRGGVRYIKLRLQDAYEYLSKMTYVDNWKSELHEEFGFYSYTGWVKLLERMGFRIVNGSKTFSNEYIIKNKYEPRATLYVAQGSSLRQIDYPPTNMILVGEK, from the coding sequence ATGACCATCCTTTTTCCTGGCAGGCACCATATTCTTACGTCATTTCAACATGATACACTTAAGTCGCTTGTGTACCACGGCTGGAAGGGCAAGAAGATACGTCGCATTGTCATTGCTGTCACATCAGCAAACCACGAAAATACCCGCCGCAATCCCTTGCCGCTCCATCTGCGCACTATGGCAATTCAAGAATGTTTTCGAGATATCGGGTGTGAAGTAAAAATCTATCCAATACCGGATACTGCGCCTACCAATGAATACGCCCAGTATCTTCTTTCGCATATTCAGTACCAGGGAGGGCAACTGCTTCGGCCATCGAATACGCTGTTGGCATGCTCGACACCGGATGTCATCCGTTTGTTTACCAAGCTTGGTTTTAGCCATCATTCCATGGAGCTCGTTTCAGCAGCAACCAATAGCTATTCGGTGTCGCGCCCGTTTGAAGTTATCAATTCTCTCGTACAAGCTGGCACAAACTGGAGAAAGGATCAAATATGGCGAATGTATGCCCATCTTTCATCCCAGCAGATTTATGATACGTATAATATTGGTGATCTGATCGTCGAGCTCTTTTCTGATGCCCTTCTCAATGATGATGCCGATATCACTGAAACGAGGAATTACCAGACGTATGCACTCTCAATGGACTCTGTTATACATATCAAATTTCAGGACATCGAACCGTTTATAGTCGAAGGTAAAATTGTTGATGTGGGATGTTCAACCGGTTCATTGGTTCGTTTGCTTGCGAAGCATTTTAACGAATCGGATATTATCGGTATCGAAGCAGTACGTCGTTTCTATGAATACTGCCGCTCGCAGGAGTATGATAACCCCTTTGTTTTTTTCTATAGAAGAAATATCACCGACCAAGTATTCAAAGATCACTCCATTAACACGTGTATTTATTCATCCGTTCTTCATGAAGTGTATTCGTATCTTGGTGAAAAACTTCTTCATAGGGTTCTTCACAACACGTATAAACAGCTTAAAAAAGGAGGGAGAATCATTATCCGAGATGTTGTGGGGCCTGAACACCCCAATTCAACCGTTCTTTTATCTCTCAATGAAAAAGACGGCAAAGCGAGTGGTGCAATCGGACAGCTTTCAACTTATGCAAAATTTTTCAGATTCGCTGAGGAATTCATTCCACGAAAAATCAAGTATACTGTCGTAACACGAGGAGGAGTGAGGTATATCAAGCTTCGCTTGCAAGATGCGTATGAATACTTGAGTAAAATGACGTATGTCGACAACTGGAAAAGCGAACTTCATGAAGAGTTTGGGTTTTATTCGTATACGGGTTGGGTGAAACTTCTTGAGCGAATGGGGTTCCGTATTGTAAATGGCTCAAAAACTTTTTCTAATGAATATATCATTAAAAACAAGTATGAGCCGCGAGCTACACTCTATGTGGCACAAGGATCATCATTGCGGCAGATCGACTATCCGCCGACAAATATGATACTCGTCGGTGAAAAATAA
- a CDS encoding alcohol dehydrogenase catalytic domain-containing protein has translation MKALVKCRAEKGLELQDIPIPEVKPGTVLVKIAAAGICGSDHHIYKWDDGRNALSNNVPYILGHEGSGTVEKVGEGVTNIAEGDRVAFESHIHDDCSYVKRGLENICPHKSILGIGSNGVFAEYALVPQHIVRIAPLSIPLTVASVFEPATIGIRALEHLSELLSKQPLGRKSKVAVFGATGIMGGVAALAARWFGFDVLAFGRSKEKLAVISSLDSSITTYDITDVDISKKLSELSVDAVIETTGAPQSLEIGRSLIVSAGVWIQIGIFGSDSDAYRILLNDVVRREIMLKGVVGRTRREWNRLFDLVGSGALQLTPLITDRYALEDFEAAFRAKEGIKSVFVLE, from the coding sequence ATGAAAGCGCTTGTTAAATGCAGAGCAGAAAAAGGATTGGAACTGCAGGATATTCCCATACCTGAAGTGAAACCCGGCACGGTGCTTGTGAAAATTGCTGCCGCAGGCATTTGCGGAAGCGATCATCATATTTACAAATGGGATGACGGGCGCAACGCGCTTTCCAATAACGTACCTTACATTCTGGGTCATGAAGGCTCGGGAACCGTCGAGAAAGTCGGCGAGGGTGTTACGAATATTGCGGAAGGCGATCGTGTTGCATTTGAATCCCACATCCATGACGATTGCTCATATGTGAAGCGAGGACTGGAGAATATTTGTCCCCATAAGAGCATTCTTGGAATTGGCAGTAATGGTGTTTTTGCAGAGTATGCGCTTGTACCCCAACACATTGTCCGCATTGCACCGCTAAGCATTCCACTAACGGTTGCATCGGTATTTGAGCCTGCAACGATCGGCATCCGCGCACTTGAACACCTCTCTGAACTCTTATCAAAGCAGCCACTGGGACGGAAATCGAAAGTAGCAGTATTCGGTGCAACAGGGATTATGGGCGGTGTAGCAGCGCTTGCAGCCCGATGGTTTGGATTTGATGTGTTGGCATTCGGACGCAGCAAAGAAAAACTCGCCGTCATTTCCAGCTTAGATTCGTCAATTACCACCTATGACATTACTGATGTCGATATATCAAAAAAGCTATCAGAGCTTTCGGTGGATGCTGTGATTGAGACGACCGGAGCACCACAGTCTCTGGAAATCGGTCGCTCGCTCATTGTTTCGGCAGGAGTATGGATTCAGATCGGCATTTTCGGAAGCGATTCAGATGCATACCGAATACTTCTCAATGATGTTGTGCGTCGGGAAATTATGCTCAAAGGGGTTGTAGGTCGTACGCGACGTGAATGGAACCGACTCTTTGATTTGGTCGGCAGTGGAGCGCTTCAGCTTACTCCTCTGATTACCGATCGGTACGCACTCGAGGATTTCGAAGCTGCATTCAGGGCAAAGGAGGGGATTAAGAGTGTCTTTGTCCTTGAATAG